From the Armatimonadota bacterium genome, one window contains:
- a CDS encoding right-handed parallel beta-helix repeat-containing protein yields the protein MEGKSRILVVLAICVLMLWSLPVYATVYYVDSAKQDDTGDGTSWATAKRTISAAITAASGSGDIWVMNGTYQEPITLSNGVNLYGGFNGTETSIDQRDEFPRAEPDDEYSNSVLDGEVSRIVVNAPVNCTCVFDGFTVINGYCQSGNYPGGMYCRSGSSVRIVNNAFINNVGIYGGGLYLESVASTTFVDNNMFSENSTTSGGAGAGMYVRLAPATITNNNFVGNTGTALALYAAGATNIKWNVFDGNSRGIYAVWSTTGLIAYNTIKNNYTTSWGAGILCQWAGCNPTIANNLIIYNTSEGRGGGIFCDEDAPKIINNTFAYNSSPSWAGAVQCWDAPDAVIANNIISYNDSWGVIYEGCTPPLTQNCVYGNSQGNYYPTNIPHSSDINIDQLFADAGNGDYRLTFNSPCIDAGDDNAVEEDWTDLGGYARQIDILSISGSLVDIGAYEYVDDSAPSTPTVTAVGAQNGAYTTSDGELQFTWTAASDAESGIAKYWYAIGTSPGGTNTKDWSEVSASTHEATVTGLSLANGTTYYISVKAENGAGLKGSEGTDAIQCNVSYLVIHVDASKSDNSGSGKSWAAAKKTVQAGVDAASSGQEVWVKAGTYNECITLTSNRKMYGGFAGMETLNTQRDWLNNITILDGTGKNNAVVTAFYGDINTDTVIDGFVIQNGTGRPDGNSRLGGGIFCQCASPTISNNVIQNNSVAGQSGASHAYGGGIYTLGCSPHITNNVILDNTSTPSSATYVLGGGLFLNGGAPVVHGNSVESNTATGGGGIYLSDCPATIYNNDIVGNTTPDGGYAAGIATYQSNASILGNRIRNNISGGQTGGVVINSGSPVLANNVVSDNEAYTSPGAILCSNVTSAVIANNTIVNNKAPYNTCGGVYFWNCSPTVANNIVAYNKGGGVDKGSATPVFQHNDVYGNVSYQYSWTLIPSTDISEDPQIVNYNQDYHLLNGSPCIDAGYDSVVVSGWTDFDGNARQMNILSTGSLVDIGADEYTSSQPYDKPTKPVVTDYGQYSASTTQLQASWTSSTSQSGIVRYEYSIGKSPLGPGYGLLIDWTSNGTNTSVTKSELTLVEGGPYYFYVRAQNGFGVWSDIGISDGIPVTQQEADLDLFIGMSDFSQSIYTKKYGGDTYGDLSTTYDQVENGWQRWIDSSLMLFDENDPNEYNTYIVNMSQSGSDCKQNMQMMNITGDTNVAMLIRTQTPVNGSTSINDQMLRVGDTAYFWIDGVGKTGWNGQDVIAKLFSNLNDDYGTTVTDIIGDLGIEDNEHVIATGTSCFTTYIQLQAVRNSNVYSPSLSFSNAHLNIKRSGVIVKEWIPYSPNRDIKVQYFGWHNFSYNAGLTYNYRLAAQNYDEIVTGAAEYPYYASLRELNPDIKIYLYVTGCAIYNQGDSNECDRWNLSPWAMKNFVTNHPTWLYPDSNKGLENDPKGTDTTSYMYQYLNEGGQSDRFLVDIGTSDSFADAWAAATIEKAQHLGVDGVAIDDVGILRDLYEANGDPDIDNSDGVNRYAWQVQHFVHRVVPLLKNAGLTVIKLKCQDNCDGSASVNGDYPLRYFDPNWKPGAVEQQEGYFAQYENNTSLNTPDAMWCEYSFVKADNGWNWDWDEYWLKCLIDASIVAGWNTDLSKDEMKFIQYNSSWCSSYTDTGMTEAEAQSRWIKFTLASYLLCQNEFTNFGLSTNSYNSCPDVDFTVTKKLGLPYGEFGKLDEDNDYFLYRNYISDGSSGSYGGVVVVNGNCSSDMTFTPTDLDSQMLVYDEDGTSYGYGGDYSSISIPVHTGMIFFSSDPTQ from the coding sequence ATGGAAGGAAAGTCTCGAATTTTGGTAGTATTGGCAATTTGTGTTTTAATGCTTTGGTCACTGCCGGTCTACGCTACTGTCTACTACGTAGACTCGGCCAAACAGGATGACACCGGTGATGGAACGTCCTGGGCCACCGCAAAAAGGACTATTTCGGCGGCCATAACTGCCGCATCGGGCAGTGGTGATATATGGGTTATGAATGGAACCTACCAAGAGCCAATTACGCTCAGCAATGGAGTTAATCTTTATGGCGGCTTCAATGGGACAGAAACCAGCATCGATCAAAGGGATGAATTCCCAAGGGCAGAACCAGATGACGAATATTCAAACAGCGTTCTGGACGGAGAAGTCTCAAGAATAGTCGTCAATGCGCCAGTAAACTGCACGTGCGTTTTCGACGGTTTTACAGTAATTAACGGTTATTGTCAGTCAGGGAACTACCCTGGTGGAATGTACTGTAGATCAGGATCATCGGTCAGAATCGTTAATAATGCGTTCATAAACAACGTCGGCATTTATGGCGGCGGGCTTTATTTGGAGAGTGTAGCCTCAACGACTTTTGTAGATAATAACATGTTTTCTGAAAACTCCACAACTTCCGGGGGAGCGGGAGCCGGGATGTACGTTAGGCTTGCACCCGCTACGATTACTAACAACAATTTTGTTGGCAATACCGGAACCGCACTAGCGCTTTACGCAGCTGGTGCAACCAATATCAAGTGGAACGTTTTTGACGGAAACTCAAGAGGTATCTATGCCGTTTGGTCGACAACAGGGCTAATCGCATACAACACCATAAAAAACAACTATACAACGAGTTGGGGAGCAGGAATATTGTGCCAATGGGCTGGCTGCAATCCCACAATTGCGAACAACCTGATTATTTACAACACTTCAGAAGGTCGAGGCGGGGGCATTTTCTGCGATGAAGATGCACCCAAGATTATCAACAACACGTTTGCATACAATTCAAGCCCAAGTTGGGCAGGTGCCGTTCAGTGTTGGGATGCTCCGGATGCTGTAATAGCAAATAACATTATTAGTTATAACGATTCTTGGGGTGTCATTTACGAAGGATGTACCCCGCCGTTGACTCAGAACTGCGTATACGGCAACTCACAAGGTAACTACTACCCTACAAACATTCCACACAGCTCAGACATCAATATCGATCAACTCTTCGCAGATGCAGGCAACGGCGACTACCGGCTGACGTTCAATTCTCCCTGCATAGATGCAGGTGATGACAACGCAGTGGAAGAGGACTGGACGGATTTGGGCGGCTATGCCAGACAAATTGATATTCTCTCAATCAGCGGCTCGCTTGTGGATATCGGGGCGTATGAATACGTTGATGACTCTGCGCCCAGCACGCCGACTGTTACGGCTGTTGGAGCACAAAATGGTGCTTATACAACATCCGATGGCGAGTTGCAATTCACCTGGACAGCAGCCTCTGACGCTGAGTCAGGCATAGCCAAATATTGGTATGCCATAGGAACCTCCCCTGGTGGCACAAACACCAAGGATTGGTCGGAGGTTTCGGCGAGCACGCACGAAGCAACAGTTACGGGTCTGAGTCTTGCCAACGGAACCACTTATTACATTTCCGTCAAGGCCGAGAACGGCGCTGGGCTTAAAGGCAGTGAGGGAACGGACGCGATACAGTGTAATGTCTCGTATTTGGTAATTCATGTGGATGCGTCCAAATCTGATAACAGCGGTTCAGGAAAGAGCTGGGCGGCTGCAAAGAAAACTGTCCAGGCTGGAGTTGATGCCGCTTCATCAGGACAAGAAGTATGGGTCAAGGCAGGTACTTATAACGAATGTATTACCCTAACGTCTAACAGAAAAATGTATGGCGGGTTTGCCGGAATGGAGACTCTAAATACCCAGCGTGATTGGCTCAACAATATCACAATACTTGACGGCACAGGCAAAAATAATGCCGTTGTCACAGCCTTTTACGGTGATATCAACACGGACACGGTAATCGATGGTTTTGTAATTCAGAATGGTACTGGGAGACCCGATGGAAACTCACGCTTAGGTGGCGGAATCTTCTGCCAATGCGCCTCTCCAACCATCAGCAACAACGTGATCCAGAATAACAGTGTAGCAGGCCAGTCTGGTGCGTCTCATGCATATGGAGGTGGTATATACACATTGGGTTGTTCACCCCATATAACTAACAACGTTATCCTAGACAACACCAGCACGCCGTCATCCGCCACATATGTCTTAGGTGGTGGATTATTCCTCAATGGTGGCGCACCAGTTGTGCACGGTAACTCAGTTGAGTCTAACACCGCGACTGGTGGAGGTGGTATCTATCTGTCTGATTGTCCCGCTACTATATACAACAACGATATAGTTGGTAACACCACTCCAGATGGTGGATATGCGGCAGGCATAGCTACGTATCAGTCCAACGCCAGTATACTTGGAAACAGGATTAGAAACAATATTAGTGGTGGTCAAACTGGTGGCGTTGTTATAAACAGTGGTTCACCTGTGCTTGCAAATAACGTAGTTTCCGACAATGAGGCGTATACGTCACCTGGCGCTATCTTGTGTAGTAACGTTACTTCGGCTGTGATTGCAAATAACACTATCGTGAACAATAAGGCTCCATATAATACTTGTGGTGGCGTGTATTTTTGGAACTGTTCTCCAACTGTCGCTAATAATATCGTTGCATATAACAAGGGCGGCGGTGTAGATAAAGGATCCGCAACTCCAGTATTTCAGCATAATGATGTTTATGGCAATGTCAGTTATCAGTACTCGTGGACTCTAATTCCTAGTACTGACATCAGTGAAGATCCACAGATAGTTAACTACAATCAAGACTACCACCTTCTTAATGGATCTCCCTGTATAGACGCAGGATACGACAGCGTCGTGGTTAGCGGATGGACCGATTTCGATGGCAACGCCAGACAAATGAATATTCTCTCCACTGGGTCGCTTGTGGATATTGGTGCTGATGAGTATACTTCCAGCCAACCTTACGACAAACCCACAAAGCCGGTAGTTACAGACTATGGTCAGTATTCTGCCAGCACGACACAACTCCAGGCATCGTGGACTTCTTCAACTTCACAGTCTGGAATTGTCAGATATGAATACTCCATCGGCAAATCGCCACTTGGACCCGGATATGGTTTGCTTATTGACTGGACATCCAACGGTACAAACACCTCTGTGACAAAGTCCGAGTTGACTCTCGTCGAAGGTGGACCTTATTACTTCTATGTCAGAGCGCAAAATGGTTTTGGCGTTTGGAGCGATATCGGAATCTCCGATGGAATACCGGTGACACAACAGGAAGCTGATCTGGATCTATTTATAGGTATGAGTGATTTCAGCCAGAGCATATATACCAAGAAGTATGGCGGAGACACTTATGGCGATTTATCAACAACATATGATCAGGTTGAAAATGGGTGGCAACGATGGATTGATAGTTCTCTTATGCTCTTTGACGAGAACGATCCTAATGAATACAATACATATATAGTAAATATGTCTCAGTCTGGCTCTGATTGCAAGCAGAACATGCAGATGATGAACATTACTGGTGACACCAATGTTGCGATGTTGATTCGAACACAGACTCCAGTAAACGGTAGCACATCAATTAATGATCAGATGCTGCGTGTTGGAGATACAGCATATTTCTGGATTGACGGAGTTGGAAAGACTGGCTGGAACGGACAGGATGTTATAGCCAAATTGTTCAGTAATTTGAACGATGACTATGGGACCACTGTAACAGATATAATAGGTGATTTAGGCATTGAAGATAATGAGCATGTAATAGCAACAGGAACAAGCTGCTTCACAACGTATATTCAGTTGCAAGCTGTACGCAATAGTAATGTTTATTCGCCTTCTCTGTCTTTCTCCAATGCGCATTTGAATATCAAGCGCTCGGGTGTGATAGTAAAAGAGTGGATACCTTATTCTCCCAATCGAGATATCAAAGTCCAGTATTTCGGGTGGCACAACTTCAGTTATAATGCAGGGTTAACTTACAACTATCGTCTTGCAGCACAGAACTACGATGAGATTGTTACAGGCGCAGCTGAATATCCGTATTATGCAAGTCTGAGAGAACTAAACCCGGATATCAAGATTTACCTGTATGTAACCGGCTGTGCCATCTATAATCAAGGAGATAGCAATGAATGTGACCGTTGGAATCTATCACCTTGGGCTATGAAAAATTTTGTCACCAATCATCCTACTTGGCTGTATCCTGATAGTAACAAGGGGTTAGAAAATGACCCTAAAGGCACAGATACGACTTCTTATATGTACCAATATCTTAATGAAGGTGGACAGTCCGACAGGTTTCTCGTCGACATCGGGACAAGTGATAGCTTTGCAGATGCATGGGCCGCAGCAACAATAGAAAAAGCTCAGCATCTAGGAGTTGATGGTGTAGCAATAGATGATGTGGGAATACTGCGAGATCTTTATGAAGCTAATGGAGATCCTGACATTGATAATTCCGATGGTGTTAACCGATATGCTTGGCAAGTGCAGCACTTTGTTCACAGGGTTGTGCCTTTGCTTAAAAATGCAGGACTAACTGTGATAAAGCTAAAATGTCAGGATAACTGTGATGGGTCGGCGTCTGTGAACGGTGATTATCCTCTTAGATATTTCGATCCTAACTGGAAGCCGGGCGCAGTTGAGCAGCAGGAAGGTTATTTTGCACAATATGAAAACAACACTTCACTTAATACACCCGATGCTATGTGGTGTGAATATTCTTTTGTTAAAGCAGACAACGGCTGGAATTGGGACTGGGATGAGTATTGGCTCAAGTGTTTAATTGATGCCTCTATTGTGGCAGGCTGGAATACTGACCTGTCTAAGGACGAGATGAAATTCATCCAATATAATTCGTCATGGTGCAGCAGTTACACGGATACCGGCATGACTGAAGCTGAAGCTCAAAGCAGATGGATCAAGTTTACTCTTGCAAGCTATTTACTCTGCCAAAATGAATTCACCAATTTTGGCTTAAGCACCAACAGTTACAATTCTTGTCCTGATGTGGACTTTACTGTAACCAAGAAGCTCGGGCTACCGTATGGAGAATTTGGCAAGTTAGATGAAGACAACGATTACTTCCTTTACAGAAACTACATATCTGACGGTAGTTCTGGCTCTTATGGCGGGGTAGTGGTTGTAAATGGAAATTGCAGCAGCGATATGACATTTACACCAACTGATCTCGATTCGCAGATGCTTGTGTATGATGAGGATGGCACTTCTTACGGTTATGGAGGCGACTATTCGTCAATTTCCATTCCGGTACATACCGGCATGATTTTCTTCAGCTCTGATCCTACACAGTAA
- a CDS encoding ABC transporter ATP-binding protein — MLRIRSLVTYYDRILALRGVSLHVDPGEIVAIVGPNGAGKTTALNTISGVIQAGSGEVFFAGEDITGKSSERLVEMGLVQVPEGRQLFSGMTVYENLILGAYRRGRLAKKTHMASDMDRVYEIFPRLKERTTQLAGTLSGGEQQMLAIGRALMAGPKMLLLDEPSMGLAPLVVKEIFKVIADLRKAGTTVLIVEQNAKAALGIAKRAYVMETGRIVMEGPASELARNPEIQRAYLGKGYRQMSEVDR, encoded by the coding sequence GTGCTCAGGATTCGCAGCCTTGTCACATATTACGACCGTATTCTTGCCCTGCGGGGTGTGTCGCTTCATGTCGATCCGGGCGAGATTGTGGCAATCGTCGGTCCGAACGGCGCAGGCAAGACGACTGCGCTCAACACTATATCAGGTGTAATACAAGCCGGTTCCGGCGAGGTGTTTTTTGCGGGTGAAGACATCACCGGTAAATCGTCTGAGCGTCTTGTTGAGATGGGGCTTGTTCAGGTGCCGGAAGGCCGCCAGCTCTTTTCGGGCATGACGGTCTATGAAAACCTGATCCTTGGAGCGTACAGACGCGGCAGGCTTGCGAAGAAGACTCATATGGCGAGCGACATGGACAGGGTCTACGAAATTTTTCCAAGGCTCAAGGAGAGGACGACGCAGCTTGCAGGGACACTTTCGGGCGGTGAGCAGCAGATGCTGGCGATAGGCCGCGCTCTTATGGCCGGGCCGAAGATGCTTCTGCTCGATGAGCCGTCGATGGGGCTTGCTCCTTTGGTTGTAAAGGAAATTTTTAAGGTGATCGCCGACCTGCGCAAAGCGGGGACGACTGTTCTTATTGTCGAGCAGAACGCAAAAGCCGCGCTTGGCATTGCAAAGCGCGCTTACGTAATGGAGACCGGGCGGATAGTTATGGAGGGTCCGGCATCCGAACTTGCCAGGAACCCCGAGATCCAACGTGCTTACCTCGGCAAGGGATACAGACAAATGTCTGAAGTAGACAGGTAA
- a CDS encoding ABC transporter ATP-binding protein, whose amino-acid sequence MERQNRALEVLIEAKSVTCSFGGLVAVDNVDARVVAGQTKALIGPNGAGKSTLLNLLTGVMPVSGGDIRVRGVSIAGRSCYEVASLGLARTFQNVQLFDNMTVLENVMVGCHCWSRQGIASAALRWVGHLREEKQILKESVVQLDRVGLADQANMSSGSLPFGKQRMLEIARALASRPKLLLLDEPASGLSTRETDELCDLLRRIVKEGVSVLLVDHDMQFVMEISDEVMVLDQGRKIAEGTPEEVQNDAHVIAAYLGMEAK is encoded by the coding sequence GTGGAAAGGCAAAATAGAGCCTTGGAAGTGCTTATTGAGGCGAAATCGGTGACATGCTCGTTCGGCGGGCTTGTCGCTGTGGATAATGTGGATGCAAGGGTGGTCGCCGGGCAGACCAAGGCGCTCATCGGCCCGAACGGAGCGGGCAAGAGCACACTTTTGAACCTGCTGACCGGAGTGATGCCGGTGAGCGGCGGTGACATACGAGTCCGCGGCGTTTCAATTGCGGGCAGGTCGTGCTATGAGGTTGCCTCGCTCGGGCTTGCCAGGACATTTCAAAACGTCCAGCTCTTTGATAACATGACGGTCTTGGAAAATGTAATGGTCGGCTGTCACTGCTGGAGCAGACAGGGGATCGCATCGGCGGCGCTCAGGTGGGTCGGTCATTTGCGAGAGGAGAAGCAAATTCTCAAAGAGTCGGTGGTCCAGCTCGACAGAGTAGGTCTTGCCGACCAGGCTAATATGTCGTCAGGCAGCCTGCCGTTCGGCAAGCAGAGGATGCTGGAGATAGCGCGAGCGCTTGCGAGCAGGCCCAAGCTCCTGCTCCTGGACGAACCGGCGTCGGGTCTTTCAACCCGCGAGACCGATGAACTCTGTGACCTTCTGCGGCGGATTGTCAAGGAAGGTGTCAGTGTGCTCCTCGTCGATCACGATATGCAGTTTGTGATGGAGATTTCGGACGAGGTAATGGTGCTCGATCAGGGTAGAAAAATTGCCGAGGGCACACCTGAGGAGGTTCAAAACGACGCTCATGTGATCGCAGCCTATCTGGGTATGGAGGCGAAGTAG
- a CDS encoding Spy/CpxP family protein refolding chaperone yields the protein MRTRIIVVALIVVLAVAGVVMAQGPKGGMSKGMGMGMNCPMMGLGPKMIKELGLTDDQVTKLRQIHTDFMTATQSTRDQIRTKMQEMAQLWTTDATADQLKAKLDEIDPLKVELRDAAIDSALKARSVFTDEQRAKVRQMIKDKTEDGMGMSMGLGACCGVGCPMAESAK from the coding sequence ATGCGAACCAGGATTATTGTAGTGGCATTGATTGTCGTGCTTGCAGTTGCGGGAGTTGTTATGGCTCAGGGTCCTAAAGGCGGCATGAGCAAAGGTATGGGCATGGGCATGAACTGCCCTATGATGGGTTTAGGTCCAAAGATGATCAAGGAACTCGGCCTGACGGATGATCAGGTAACCAAGCTCCGACAGATACATACCGATTTTATGACCGCCACGCAGTCCACACGCGATCAAATCAGAACAAAAATGCAGGAGATGGCACAACTTTGGACGACGGATGCCACTGCCGATCAGCTCAAAGCAAAACTCGACGAGATCGATCCCTTGAAGGTCGAACTGCGAGACGCCGCAATAGATTCCGCGTTGAAGGCACGGTCAGTGTTCACTGATGAGCAGCGAGCAAAGGTCCGGCAGATGATAAAGGATAAGACAGAAGACGGCATGGGTATGTCCATGGGTCTCGGAGCTTGCTGCGGTGTAGGGTGCCCAATGGCTGAAAGCGCCAAATAA
- a CDS encoding multiheme c-type cytochrome, which produces MSQMRYDAVGVGMNDLRLRDKFFSALEAKKINVLDAGPSAEKTAKSYIVKVVDGVKIGIVSFGVTPTEDDEYQVRKAWYSAYKSARDASDILIVLDQSGTIDKDWLMRNTSRFGAPDIVIGGLANMSKGQPEIVGRTFLCPTSIQGKCIGVADVDFVKGQDPKISIRKMPLGTNYAEDGAVLKLVKAERDQTVKKIGQSADSQVLTEPVVSGKALPPADRRPYYPPQLCKTCHVQEYEDWLKTGHARALRTLVDAKRTVPECLTCHSEMYRRLGQWVDKEDGSAGVECATCHLDSLPHGLERLNVKKKTKVSPTLCLSCHTKERSPEYDEKTYFPKMAHAVSSASAK; this is translated from the coding sequence ATGTCTCAGATGCGTTACGATGCCGTTGGTGTGGGCATGAACGATTTGCGTCTGCGCGATAAATTCTTCAGCGCTCTGGAAGCCAAGAAAATCAATGTCCTTGACGCTGGTCCTTCAGCCGAGAAGACAGCCAAGTCTTATATAGTAAAGGTCGTCGATGGTGTAAAGATCGGCATAGTCTCTTTCGGTGTCACTCCGACTGAGGACGATGAATATCAGGTCAGAAAGGCTTGGTACAGCGCATACAAGTCCGCGCGTGACGCGTCCGATATCTTGATAGTTTTGGACCAGTCAGGCACTATAGACAAAGACTGGCTGATGCGAAACACGTCCAGGTTCGGTGCTCCCGACATCGTTATTGGGGGCTTGGCTAATATGTCCAAGGGCCAGCCTGAGATAGTGGGGCGCACGTTTCTTTGTCCGACAAGTATCCAGGGCAAATGTATCGGTGTAGCCGATGTTGATTTTGTAAAAGGCCAGGACCCGAAAATATCAATTCGGAAGATGCCGCTCGGCACGAATTACGCTGAAGATGGTGCCGTGCTCAAGTTGGTAAAGGCTGAGAGAGATCAGACGGTAAAGAAAATAGGTCAGTCTGCTGATTCTCAGGTCTTGACGGAGCCTGTGGTTTCGGGAAAAGCTCTGCCTCCCGCCGACAGAAGGCCATACTATCCTCCGCAGCTTTGCAAGACATGCCATGTGCAGGAGTATGAAGACTGGCTAAAGACCGGCCATGCCAGGGCGCTCAGGACTCTCGTTGATGCAAAACGCACGGTCCCCGAGTGTCTTACCTGCCATTCGGAGATGTATCGAAGGCTGGGACAGTGGGTTGACAAAGAGGATGGATCTGCCGGTGTGGAGTGTGCTACATGCCATCTCGACTCTTTGCCGCATGGTCTCGAACGTCTGAACGTCAAGAAGAAGACCAAAGTGAGCCCGACATTATGTCTGAGCTGTCATACAAAAGAGCGGAGTCCCGAGTATGATGAAAAGACCTATTTTCCAAAGATGGCTCATGCTGTTTCTTCAGCTTCTGCTAAATAA
- a CDS encoding C40 family peptidase, which translates to MIRTLTNIIIALFVITLLPSASLCAADTLTLSLEAPTLGSTKATEKSVPTKKAKGSTKPNTVRVGRVGIVSAASASIYHAKSSTSARFATVKSDTPLAIIKEEDGWYGVLMSNGQTGWVKQAFVKETGYELVAKKPLERGAGTSRGGQVSRADTWLSDLVRTASQTSVARYLYGGTNPATGMDCSAFVRMVFGQYNIKLPRTSREQARVGETVPFDQLKPGDRLYFACHNPYIDHCGIYAGNGYFVHCSATRNGVGIDSLASDFFWRSLVVAKRS; encoded by the coding sequence TTGATTCGCACTCTTACCAATATTATAATCGCACTATTTGTGATTACACTTCTGCCGAGCGCATCTTTATGCGCTGCGGATACGCTTACTCTCAGCCTGGAGGCTCCCACACTCGGCTCGACGAAAGCGACGGAGAAGTCAGTCCCCACAAAGAAAGCTAAAGGATCGACTAAGCCAAACACCGTCAGGGTGGGGCGTGTAGGGATAGTCAGCGCAGCTTCTGCGTCCATTTACCATGCCAAGTCATCAACATCCGCCAGGTTTGCGACAGTCAAATCCGATACTCCCCTTGCGATTATAAAAGAGGAGGATGGGTGGTACGGCGTGCTGATGTCAAATGGTCAGACCGGCTGGGTCAAGCAGGCGTTCGTCAAAGAGACCGGCTATGAGCTGGTCGCCAAGAAACCTCTAGAGAGAGGCGCGGGCACATCTCGCGGTGGTCAGGTGTCGCGTGCGGACACATGGCTAAGTGACCTTGTACGCACTGCTTCTCAGACCTCTGTAGCCCGGTATCTCTATGGCGGGACCAATCCTGCAACCGGTATGGACTGCTCAGCTTTCGTGCGTATGGTTTTTGGTCAGTATAATATCAAGCTTCCGAGGACCTCGCGTGAGCAGGCTCGAGTCGGCGAGACAGTGCCTTTCGATCAGCTCAAACCTGGCGACCGGCTATACTTCGCCTGCCACAACCCCTATATAGACCACTGTGGCATATACGCCGGCAACGGCTATTTTGTGCACTGCTCTGCTACACGAAACGGTGTCGGAATAGACAGCCTCGCCTCAGATTTCTTCTGGCGCAGCTTGGTAGTCGCAAAACGCTCCTGA
- a CDS encoding phenylacetate--CoA ligase encodes MPIWNRRYERMERQEMEQLQLERLQLTVNRVYRNVPFYHKRLSQMSFVPEDIMSLGDISKLPLTTKDDLRDGYPYEMFAVPLREIVRIHSSSGATARPVVVGYTRNDLKHWSELVARVLSAAGLTKDDVVQIAFDYGLFTGGFGMHYGAERLGASVIPVSSGNTERQVQIMEDFRTTALIGTPSYALYMIEVMDRMGVSPAGLSLRAGLFGGEPMSEKTRAKIESSLGVVATDNYGVSAVMGPGVAGECELKNGLHVNEDHFLIEIIDPETLEVLPDGREGELVITTLTKEGLPMIRYRTRDITTITREPCKCGRTTARIAPIRKRTDDMIIIRGVNVYPYEVEKLLYDIEHVEPRYQIVLDREDGLDHLTLNIELSSRMISDQMLKLVELEETIRRRVHGALGITPRIRLVEPKTLQAIGPKDRVVDNRENN; translated from the coding sequence ATGCCGATTTGGAACCGTAGATACGAGCGAATGGAACGCCAGGAGATGGAGCAGCTTCAACTGGAGCGGCTGCAGCTCACTGTCAATCGAGTATATCGAAACGTCCCGTTCTACCACAAGCGGTTATCGCAGATGAGCTTTGTACCTGAAGATATCATGTCTTTGGGTGATATTTCCAAACTGCCGCTTACTACAAAAGACGACCTTCGCGACGGCTATCCGTATGAGATGTTTGCCGTGCCGCTGAGAGAAATCGTGCGCATACACTCATCCTCGGGCGCAACAGCAAGGCCGGTCGTTGTGGGATATACTCGAAACGACTTGAAGCATTGGTCGGAGCTTGTCGCTCGGGTGTTGAGCGCAGCCGGGCTTACAAAGGATGATGTCGTGCAGATCGCGTTCGACTACGGCCTCTTTACAGGCGGTTTCGGAATGCATTACGGCGCGGAGAGGCTTGGGGCGTCGGTCATACCTGTCTCGTCTGGCAATACCGAACGGCAGGTTCAGATCATGGAGGATTTCCGAACCACAGCGCTCATCGGCACCCCCAGTTATGCCCTGTATATGATCGAAGTGATGGACCGCATGGGTGTCTCGCCTGCGGGGCTGAGCTTGAGAGCGGGCCTTTTCGGCGGCGAGCCGATGAGCGAGAAAACAAGAGCAAAAATCGAATCGAGTTTAGGGGTAGTCGCGACCGATAATTATGGCGTAAGCGCGGTGATGGGCCCCGGTGTCGCGGGCGAGTGCGAACTGAAGAACGGCTTGCATGTCAACGAGGACCATTTTCTGATCGAGATAATAGATCCCGAGACATTAGAAGTGTTGCCGGATGGCCGGGAGGGCGAGTTAGTAATAACCACGCTCACCAAAGAGGGCCTTCCGATGATCCGATATCGGACCAGGGACATCACAACCATCACGCGCGAGCCTTGTAAATGCGGACGAACCACCGCGAGGATTGCGCCCATCAGGAAGCGCACCGACGATATGATTATCATCCGCGGAGTAAATGTTTACCCTTATGAGGTCGAAAAGCTGCTCTATGATATCGAGCACGTCGAGCCTCGCTATCAGATAGTTTTGGATCGTGAGGATGGGCTTGATCATCTCACTTTGAATATCGAATTGTCCTCTCGCATGATCAGCGACCAGATGCTCAAGCTTGTGGAGCTTGAAGAGACTATCAGACGTCGTGTTCATGGCGCGCTGGGCATTACACCCAGAATAAGACTTGTGGAACCGAAGACGCTTCAGGCTATCGGCCCAAAGGACCGTGTAGTCGACAATAGGGAGAATAACTGA